Genomic segment of Tamandua tetradactyla isolate mTamTet1 chromosome 1, mTamTet1.pri, whole genome shotgun sequence:
AAAGTAGGTCTAGTGAAATTTGCTTAGGGAGGGAGCTCAGTCAGTATATAATCTTATCTCACTCAACTGTTAAAAATTCTCCCTGTACCACTGCAGACACCGATGACTGCACAAAGGTCAAATCTTTAGCACTTAGGGATTATTtaacaatttcaaattttaactacatttaacaaGAGTACAAATCCCCTCTTAAATCTGGGATACAGTGAATTGTTAAATAGGTGAATATGAAACAGACTTTAAACCATCCAGAAATAGTCATTGAAATTAGTAATACTTACAGTCAGATTATCTCTAAGTAACTGCATGATCAGGGTGCTGTCTTTATAAGATTCTTCATTCAGTGTATCCAATTCAGCAATTGCCTCATCAAATGCCTAAAACAAAGAGGCATTAGCAAAATACTTACAGGCTCAAGTCAGAGAAATGTTCTCCCTTACAGctgaatattaatttttcttcctgCATAGTTCATAGGGGAACATACACTCTTATTACATggttttctaaatgtttcagTCAACATATCCTGCACATTTACAAAGCACCCAACAACGACAAAATTCCTTGATAAGAACTTTGCTGTACCTAATAAATCAATAGGTATTCCTATTAATCCAGCACATTCATTCTATGCAAATTCACCTAAATTTTTAATCGCCAAAGAATTCTAGtaatcccttttttgttttttaaactaaaaCACAAAAGTTCTGTatgtaagaaataaaaggagaaagagaaattccTATCACTAAATATTATTTGAttaagtgaactttgagaattcaTTTCAACTTTGAATTCATTTCAACTTTGAATTCATTTCAAATAACtttcccacttttaaaaaattttaaagcagcagCAAGCAtgatgaaagattaaaaaatatgtggaaaaggCAGTTGGGTTACCAAAAAAAGATAATAAGCAGTAATATAGCGAAGAAAAAAAAGTGGTCTGATTTCTTTAATTTACGCAGCTATCATTTCAGCTCTTGATATAAACTTAACGAGGAACAGCAAACTATTCTACTTTTACTCTTAATTCTTTACACAACATCCCCACCcctgcgcgcgcacacacacacacacacaaaggaatcaaagacaaaaaacaaaacaaaaaaccagcagGAGGGgtgagaagaagaaataaaaaagtaatgataggcccacatttatttcataaatagGTATAAACCCACTCCATAAAGTCTTCAAAAAATCCTAAGACAATGAGTTATGTTAAGATAATAAAAACAAGTTATTAGAAAGCACAAGCACTGTTTTACTATGACCAGAAACCAGAGGGGTTTGCTCACCGTTTTTGCCAGGCTGCAGGCCTTTTCAGGAGAATTTAGAATCTCATAGTAAAACACTGAGAAATTAAGTGCCAGGCCAAGTCGAATTGGGTGTGTAGGCTGCATTTCTTTCTTACTAATTTCAAATGCTTCCTGGTAAGCCTGCTGGGAGTTTGACACAGTGGCtataagaaagatgaaaaatattcaaGGTTGGGTTCCTTCACAGGTTGCAGCATACACCAGATCCACTATCAAAAAATTTTACCAAACTGAACTGGAGCAAATGACCTATCAAATTAGGTATCAGTGTCTCTACCATCCAATAACAAACTTCTGTTAAATGCTTATTCTAAGCTAAGTACTGTATTAACTGCTTTTGGGGAAAAGTAAAGGCCATATGACAAAAACTACTtaagcaataaagaaatagagatgtAATTTTAAGAAGGTAGAACGTGGAAAACGATATGCTCAAGTAGAAAAATTGTCTTTGGAGTCAAGAGACCCAAACTTGAAATTCCCTTTCTTCTTCACTAGGTGTGtggcttagagaaaaagaaaacctccaTGAGCCCTGATTTCCTTCTCAAAATATGGCAGACTCCCACCTAAACTCAAGGGTTGtgtgaggaataaattaaacTCAACAGTACTTGGTAATAGTAGGCACTAATAAAACACAGCTATAATTGTTATTATGACCATAATACATGTGATAAAAGAAGTACATCACTGTGGTGGTTTCAAACCACcaaacattttaaacttttgcCTCTAAAAAAAGAGCTACCAAATAATGCTTTCCAGACCTTTAATGTTTTCCATATTTTGCCCCTTAGTAACATTTTGATTTGTCAACCCCTATAACCTCATGCATCACAGATGATCCCAATGGCGTGGCTGTTTAAATTCTGACTCCTGTGCTGTCAGTGTCTATGGTGAACAGACAAACCAAAACCTTAAGTCATTATAACAGAAAACTGGCTCCTCAATTGTTCAaatttctctaaagaatataCTTACTTTGTTTACTGTCTCCAGATGCCACCTCCGAAAGATATCTAAAATaatctcctttcattttcaagTAGAACACCTTACTTTCTGGTTGTGTAGCATTGGGAATAAGATATTTGTCCAACAGCTCCTAAAAAGTGATTTACATTCTATTAAGAATTTTGAAGTCTTATTATTTATAAGATGTTAAAACTATGTATGAGACTCAAGATACACACTACCACTACTATGTCATTTTTTtcgaagagttaaaaaaaaaagcaatgatattTTTCATCCAAAGCTTTTAAGTGTAGTTTAGCCCAGGTCATAAGAGCAGATGCATGGTTCCTCCTTCCATAAGGTTTGATTAAACACTTTTGATCATCCATAAGAGGTTCATTAaagtatagccatacaatggaatgctatgcAGGCCTTAAAAACAACAATGTAAAACTACACTGATGATATGGAAAGGCTCTAAC
This window contains:
- the YWHAB gene encoding 14-3-3 protein beta/alpha encodes the protein MDKSELVQKAKLAEQAERYDDMAAAMKAVTEQGHELSNEERNLLSVAYKNVVGARRSSWRVISSIEQKTERNEKKQQMGKEYREKIEAELQDICNDVLELLDKYLIPNATQPESKVFYLKMKGDYFRYLSEVASGDSKQTTVSNSQQAYQEAFEISKKEMQPTHPIRLGLALNFSVFYYEILNSPEKACSLAKTAFDEAIAELDTLNEESYKDSTLIMQLLRDNLTLWTSENQGDEGDAGEGEN